The Leptospira yasudae DNA segment TCTTTTTTCCTTTTCGATGTTGAAGATCAACTGATCCGAAATCTCCCGGCAAATATACAAACCTCTCCCGTGGGAATCCGCAAGCCCCGGAGGAAAACCGGTCGCTTCGTCCACGGTGATATGGCGATCGAGTCTCTTTAAAATCTCCTTCTTATCCAAAGAACCGAAGTGATCCCGAATCACGATGATAAACGTGTTCTCGGCGATCCCGTATCCGATTTCAAAAAAGTCCGATTCCGCGAGTTGGATGTTTTCCAACGGAATGACGAGATCGCGGGAGGGAAGTTCGTACTGATACTTGTAATTTCCTTTCGAATCGCGGGGCGCCCGTATCATCGCGTTGGAAGTGAGTTCTTCCAGAATCTGATTGATCGCGTTAGGCGCTCCTTTCTCCACGAGAAACTTCGCGATCCGATTGCAGAGAAAGTTTCTTTGTTCGTCAGAATAAATCCTTTTGTAGACGATGCTGTCCGGCGCGGGAACGGAAAAGTCCCTGTCTTCGGCTCCCGATTCCTGGATCGTAAACTCGGGTCCGAAATATTTTTCAACGCCGAAGATTTCTTTGGTGAGAAGTTTATGAACCATCACCGAGATCAGTTTGATGTCGAGAAAGGAATACTTGGGAATGATGTTCCAGATCCCGTGTTTATAAGCGAAGTTGATGTAGTCGTTGATGTTATACGCAGTCATCAGCGCGTAAAGAACGTGCGGAAATTCGTGTTGGATCGTTTTGATCAAATCGAGACCGGTTTTACCGGGCATACGAATATCCGTGATTACGAGATGAACTTCTTCGCTTCTTAAAATTTTGATGGCTTCGTCGTAATTTTCGGCGTCGAAAATCCGGTATTTGCCGGAGAGTAAGTCTTTGATCGCTTCTCGAATAGAATGAATGTCTTCAACGATTAGAATATTGTACATCAGGAAGAATACCCATGGTTTTGTGTGAAGGGTAGGGAAACTCGAAACCTAGTTTTTCTTTCGAAGGATTTTACGGACAATTCTCCGCTGTGTTCGCGTACGATGGAATGGCAGATGGAAAGACCGAGCCCGGTTCCGATTCCGGTTTTATTCTTCGTAAAGAAAGGGGAGAATATCTTGTCGATCAGATTGTCCGGAATTCCTCCTGCGTTGTCTTCGACGATGATATGCACCATATTTCTGGTCTTACGAACTTCCACGCGGATCTTTCCTTCTCCGTAATCGAAGGCCTGCAGAGAATTCTTAAATAGATTGATAAAAAGACGTTCCATCTTGACCGGATTGAATTGAAAGGTCGTTCCCGGTTCGCAGAGAATTTCCCACGTGATGTTTTTGGAAAGAACGGGATAAACCCAGACCACGTTCTCTTTCGCTTTTTGAATCGTTTCGTAGATGTCGGCCGCGGTGGTTACGAGGCGGTCCGGTTTTGCGAAACTGATGATGTCGGAAACGATCATCGCCGCGCGGGTCAGGTCTTCCTTCATCATATCCAGACGTTTACGGAAGAACTCGGGGTCCATCGAAGTCAGGTTGTTCAGAAGGCTTTGCAACGTTAGACTCATCCCGGTCAGAGGGTTGTTGAGTTCGTGCGCCACTCCGGAAATAAAGATCCCGAGAGAAGCGAGGTTGCGGATGCGTAGATTCTCCTCTTCCTTTTCCTTGATGCGAGTGATGTTGCTTACCTTTTCCAGAACGGAGCCGATGACCCCGTCCTTTTCGATCGGATAAAAATCCAAGTAGAGAGTTTCTTTTTGTCCTTTGACGGAGTGGAAGATTTCGCGGTTCACGTCGGAGCGGGGAACTTCGAAGTATTGATTGAAGTTCTCTTCGCCGGGCTGCATTTCCTTCATAGGACAATACGGACAAACGTCCCCCCGGTTGTAGAGAACCTCGTAGCATTTCTTCCCTATAATGGAGGAAAAGGACGGTTGACCGGAAAATTCTAGCGTGGATCGATTTACTCTCCGGATACGAAACCCCGGATCGATCAATACCAATGGCTCGGTAATCCCATCCAAGATGGATTGTAATTCACCGGCCCTTTCTAAGAGATTTTCCTGCAACGAGGACATGAAGATTCAATATTGTAGAGAATCTTTAAAAGTTTGCAGTAACTTTTTTTTATTTTTTGCGGATTCTTGACTTTGCATTTCCTGAAGTCTCAAGATCTGAACGAGAAAATCCTCGAGAAGCTTTAGATAAAATTCCTGTTTGAAGTTGGATCGTTCGCGGTTGATTCCTTCGTCCGGAAGAAGTTGAATCGGATAACGGACTTCCTTTCCGTTGCGGTTCGCATGAACCAGAATGTCATCCACGTCTTGATCGAGAGGAGTGTCGTCCGTTAGACGAATGAGCGTCGTATCCGATCCGTCCGCGTTCTCCGATTTCACTTCGGTGATCACCTTGGAAAGTGTGGTTCCGGTGAATTCTAAAAGTATGGATTTGCTTTCGGCTTTTTCGATTCCGTTCTTTCCTTCTTGGATGGAATGTTTTACGACCTTGATGCCTTTGCGGTTCGGATAATTTCCAAGAAATGTAACGTACGTTCCATTCGGTACCGATTCCATTCTTTCCAATTTGAGAAGTTCCCTTGCAGCTCCTAGATCCTCATAGACTCTGAGAATTCTTCGGTTTAACAGGGAAGCCGTGTCCGAAGGTTTATTTTTGTGAGCTTCGTCTTCTTTGTTTTGAGAATACGAAGAGGAAGTAAAAAGAAATGCGAATGCTAAGGA contains these protein-coding regions:
- the lenA gene encoding endostatin-like outer membrane lipoprotein LenA; protein product: MLSLAFAFLFTSSSYSQNKEDEAHKNKPSDTASLLNRRILRVYEDLGAARELLKLERMESVPNGTYVTFLGNYPNRKGIKVVKHSIQEGKNGIEKAESKSILLEFTGTTLSKVITEVKSENADGSDTTLIRLTDDTPLDQDVDDILVHANRNGKEVRYPIQLLPDEGINRERSNFKQEFYLKLLEDFLVQILRLQEMQSQESAKNKKKLLQTFKDSLQY
- a CDS encoding response regulator transcription factor, which translates into the protein MYNILIVEDIHSIREAIKDLLSGKYRIFDAENYDEAIKILRSEEVHLVITDIRMPGKTGLDLIKTIQHEFPHVLYALMTAYNINDYINFAYKHGIWNIIPKYSFLDIKLISVMVHKLLTKEIFGVEKYFGPEFTIQESGAEDRDFSVPAPDSIVYKRIYSDEQRNFLCNRIAKFLVEKGAPNAINQILEELTSNAMIRAPRDSKGNYKYQYELPSRDLVIPLENIQLAESDFFEIGYGIAENTFIIVIRDHFGSLDKKEILKRLDRHITVDEATGFPPGLADSHGRGLYICREISDQLIFNIEKEKRTEIIALLDKQGNKSYKSLSIYEV
- a CDS encoding LIC_12097 family sensor histidine kinase; translated protein: MSSLQENLLERAGELQSILDGITEPLVLIDPGFRIRRVNRSTLEFSGQPSFSSIIGKKCYEVLYNRGDVCPYCPMKEMQPGEENFNQYFEVPRSDVNREIFHSVKGQKETLYLDFYPIEKDGVIGSVLEKVSNITRIKEKEEENLRIRNLASLGIFISGVAHELNNPLTGMSLTLQSLLNNLTSMDPEFFRKRLDMMKEDLTRAAMIVSDIISFAKPDRLVTTAADIYETIQKAKENVVWVYPVLSKNITWEILCEPGTTFQFNPVKMERLFINLFKNSLQAFDYGEGKIRVEVRKTRNMVHIIVEDNAGGIPDNLIDKIFSPFFTKNKTGIGTGLGLSICHSIVREHSGELSVKSFERKTRFRVSLPFTQNHGYSS